Proteins encoded within one genomic window of Nonomuraea gerenzanensis:
- a CDS encoding ABC transporter family substrate-binding protein, translated as MKVRYRAAAGLAVLALAVAACGGGGESGNKQPNAEQTKQAQQQMAETPSIAINPVPYEQVKDGGTLTLSIGQWPTQWNGSHVDGNQADTADMLDPIMPQLMLSDESAVFTPNPDYVTDVKNETTGGKQVVTFTLNDKANWSDGTPITYKDLQAQWKANNGEDKKFKPASTDGWDKIESIEKGDSDKVAVITFKEPYLEWQGLYNRASSWLFPASANETPEAFEKEYLQKIPVTAGPFKVESLDEGTKTLTLVRDDKWWGKKAKLDKVIFRAIPDPSAEVNAFANGELDGVQIPGGSPADLKRAKEVPDAEIRKALSPNWRHITVNNQSEFLKDKSVRQAVQYAINRDVITQSDLKDMEWPIHTLGNHVFMNNDKRYVDNSGDLGKYNLEKAKQLLDAAGWKQEGEVRKKDGKELTLDFVIPASTPNSKTESELTQAMLKEAGIKVEVETVPVDKFFTDFIIKGDFDLVAFSWIGVPTPFGSLPQIYKTGSESNFPKSNDPAVDAAIDEVGKATDPVKAAELANAADKLIWDMVHTIPLYQLPDIRAVKKTVANYGSRGYKYYDWASIGYTA; from the coding sequence GTGAAGGTTCGTTACCGTGCGGCCGCGGGGCTGGCGGTCCTGGCCCTGGCCGTCGCTGCCTGCGGCGGAGGCGGCGAGTCCGGCAACAAGCAGCCGAACGCCGAGCAGACGAAGCAGGCGCAGCAGCAGATGGCGGAGACCCCGTCCATCGCCATCAACCCTGTCCCGTACGAGCAGGTGAAGGACGGCGGCACACTCACCCTCTCCATCGGGCAGTGGCCGACGCAGTGGAACGGCAGCCACGTGGACGGCAACCAGGCCGACACGGCGGACATGCTCGACCCGATCATGCCGCAGCTCATGCTGTCGGACGAGAGCGCGGTCTTCACGCCGAACCCCGACTACGTCACGGACGTGAAGAACGAGACGACGGGCGGCAAGCAGGTCGTCACCTTCACGCTCAACGACAAGGCCAACTGGTCGGACGGCACGCCGATCACGTACAAGGACCTGCAGGCGCAGTGGAAGGCCAACAACGGCGAGGACAAGAAGTTCAAGCCGGCCTCCACCGACGGCTGGGACAAGATCGAGTCGATCGAGAAGGGCGACTCGGACAAGGTCGCGGTCATCACCTTCAAGGAGCCGTACCTCGAGTGGCAGGGCCTGTACAACCGGGCCAGCTCGTGGCTCTTCCCGGCCTCGGCCAACGAGACGCCGGAGGCCTTCGAGAAGGAGTACCTGCAGAAGATCCCGGTCACCGCGGGTCCCTTCAAGGTCGAGAGCCTCGACGAGGGCACCAAGACGCTCACGCTCGTGCGTGACGACAAGTGGTGGGGCAAGAAGGCCAAGCTCGACAAGGTCATCTTCCGCGCCATCCCCGACCCGTCCGCCGAGGTGAACGCGTTCGCCAACGGCGAGCTCGACGGCGTGCAGATCCCGGGCGGCAGCCCGGCCGACCTGAAGCGGGCCAAGGAGGTGCCGGACGCGGAGATCCGCAAGGCGCTCAGCCCGAACTGGCGGCACATCACGGTCAACAACCAGAGCGAGTTCCTGAAGGACAAGTCGGTCCGCCAGGCCGTGCAGTACGCCATCAACCGCGACGTGATCACCCAGTCCGACCTGAAGGACATGGAGTGGCCGATCCACACGCTCGGCAACCACGTCTTCATGAACAACGACAAGCGCTACGTCGACAACTCGGGTGACCTCGGCAAGTACAACCTGGAGAAGGCCAAGCAACTCCTCGACGCCGCCGGCTGGAAGCAGGAGGGCGAGGTCCGCAAGAAGGACGGCAAGGAGCTCACGCTCGACTTCGTCATCCCGGCCTCGACGCCGAACTCCAAGACGGAGAGCGAGCTGACCCAGGCCATGCTGAAGGAGGCCGGGATCAAGGTCGAGGTGGAGACCGTCCCGGTCGACAAGTTCTTCACGGACTTCATCATCAAGGGCGACTTCGACCTGGTGGCCTTCTCCTGGATCGGCGTGCCGACCCCGTTCGGCTCGCTGCCCCAGATCTACAAGACCGGCTCGGAGAGCAACTTCCCCAAGTCCAACGACCCGGCCGTGGACGCCGCCATCGACGAGGTCGGCAAGGCCACCGACCCGGTGAAGGCGGCCGAGCTGGCCAACGCCGCGGACAAGCTCATCTGGGACATGGTGCACACCATCCCGCTGTACCAGCTCCCCGACATCCGCGCCGTGAAGAAGACCGTCGCGAACTACGGCTCGCGCGGCTACAAGTACTACGACTGGGCGTCGATCGGCTACACCGCCTGA
- a CDS encoding peptidase inhibitor family I36 protein, with protein MGKKLHMLALPLAAAALTALAAPAQAAEGYDRCQDGYYCMFSGLDGTGDVIQIKTDTPDLAALGMADRAKSDWNRTDSWIHLYSEAGYGGCSAVTQPRDKGNFYVDFRDFFDSVRFDGPNGPSCFTTFKGGVADSHG; from the coding sequence GTGGGCAAGAAGCTTCACATGCTGGCGCTCCCGCTGGCCGCCGCCGCCCTGACCGCCCTGGCGGCGCCGGCTCAGGCCGCCGAGGGGTACGACCGGTGCCAGGACGGCTACTACTGCATGTTCTCCGGCCTGGACGGCACCGGGGACGTCATCCAGATCAAGACCGACACCCCCGACCTGGCGGCGCTGGGCATGGCCGACCGCGCCAAGTCCGACTGGAACCGTACCGACTCCTGGATCCACCTCTACTCCGAGGCCGGCTACGGCGGCTGCTCGGCGGTGACCCAGCCGCGCGACAAGGGCAACTTCTACGTCGACTTCCGTGACTTCTTCGACTCCGTCCGCTTCGACGGCCCCAACGGCCCGTCCTGCTTCACCACGTTCAAGGGCGGGGTGGCCGACTCGCACGGCTGA
- a CDS encoding NAD(P)H-binding protein, which produces MILVTGAAGGQQGATGRRVAELLLERGEQVRAFVRADDDRAAELRKLGAEVVFGDLREITDVRPAMRGVTRAFFTYPVTAGLMDATSAFAAAARQEGVTRVVEVSQLDAQPEAGTPRMRRHWLSEQVFDWAGVGAVHLRAAVFFENLAVVVAAAGRLALPLGPPTTRIPLIAAADVAAVGAGLLLDPEPVEPVCLLTGQMSTAGEAARALGVEYVDVPPDEWEAGAMDVYGDPYAVEHLTHLWALFHAIGTGDHPLYRVTETIERHGGRPPMTLREFAADRIDPLP; this is translated from the coding sequence ATGATTCTGGTCACCGGAGCGGCCGGCGGGCAGCAGGGCGCGACCGGGCGGCGTGTCGCGGAGCTGCTGCTGGAGCGCGGCGAGCAGGTGCGGGCCTTCGTCCGCGCCGACGACGACCGGGCCGCCGAGCTGCGCAAGCTCGGCGCGGAGGTGGTGTTCGGCGACCTGCGCGAGATCACCGACGTCCGGCCCGCGATGCGCGGGGTCACGCGGGCGTTCTTCACCTATCCGGTGACGGCGGGCCTGATGGACGCGACCTCGGCGTTCGCCGCCGCCGCCCGGCAGGAGGGGGTGACGCGCGTCGTCGAGGTCTCGCAGCTCGACGCCCAGCCCGAGGCGGGCACCCCGCGGATGCGCCGGCACTGGCTGTCGGAGCAGGTCTTCGACTGGGCCGGGGTGGGCGCGGTGCACCTGCGGGCGGCGGTGTTCTTCGAGAACCTGGCCGTCGTCGTGGCCGCGGCGGGCCGGCTGGCGCTGCCGCTGGGGCCGCCCACCACGCGGATCCCGCTGATCGCGGCCGCCGACGTGGCGGCGGTGGGTGCGGGGCTGCTGCTGGATCCGGAGCCGGTCGAGCCGGTGTGCCTGCTGACGGGGCAGATGTCCACCGCCGGGGAGGCGGCGCGGGCGCTCGGCGTCGAGTACGTGGACGTGCCGCCCGACGAGTGGGAGGCGGGGGCGATGGACGTGTACGGCGACCCGTACGCGGTCGAGCACCTCACCCACCTGTGGGCCCTCTTCCACGCCATCGGCACCGGCGACCACCCGCTCTACCGCGTCACCGAGACCATCGAGCGCCACGGCGGGCGGCCGCCCATGACGCTGCGGGAGTTCGCGGCCGATCGGATCGACCCCCTTCCCTGA
- a CDS encoding saccharopine dehydrogenase NADP-binding domain-containing protein yields the protein MMSPPHIAVYGATGHTGRLVAADLRSRGLEIVLAGRDGSALKSLSEELGGALVHEAALDEPAALRDLAGSADVLIHCAGPFTDTGRALATAAAEAGCHYVDHALEQHHTKWMFDTMQQPARQAGITMVTAMSFYGGLGDLLAGAAAAGLTGIDRVITAYSVTGWRLTTGARKTAELLFADTRRITYTDGAEHVGYVEPRNAVFPFPPPLGPRTMIAPVPFPEVVTVPRHVAARQVEAQLTAHTFAEEQAFTSEHVDPETRAGSHFTVAVQVITQDGNRAGQARGHDLWRMSALASVEAAVRLAGDQGPGPGVFGPAEAFPAGPFLRDLERLGLFRLTLQEER from the coding sequence ATGATGTCACCACCGCACATCGCCGTCTACGGCGCGACCGGCCACACCGGCCGCCTGGTGGCCGCCGACCTGCGCAGCCGGGGCCTGGAGATCGTCCTGGCCGGCCGCGACGGCAGCGCGCTCAAGAGCCTGTCCGAGGAGCTGGGCGGAGCTCTCGTGCACGAGGCCGCCCTCGACGAGCCAGCCGCGCTGCGCGATCTCGCCGGCTCGGCGGACGTGCTGATCCACTGCGCGGGCCCGTTCACGGACACCGGCAGGGCCCTGGCCACGGCCGCCGCCGAGGCCGGCTGCCACTACGTGGACCACGCCCTGGAGCAGCACCACACGAAGTGGATGTTCGACACCATGCAGCAGCCGGCCAGGCAGGCGGGCATCACCATGGTCACGGCCATGAGCTTCTACGGCGGGCTGGGCGACCTGCTCGCCGGAGCCGCGGCCGCCGGCCTGACCGGCATCGACCGGGTGATCACCGCGTACTCGGTGACCGGCTGGCGCCTGACCACGGGGGCCAGGAAGACCGCCGAGCTGCTGTTCGCCGACACCCGGCGGATCACCTACACCGACGGCGCCGAGCACGTCGGCTACGTCGAGCCGCGCAACGCCGTCTTCCCGTTCCCGCCGCCACTCGGGCCGCGCACGATGATCGCGCCCGTGCCGTTCCCCGAGGTCGTCACGGTGCCCAGGCACGTCGCGGCCAGGCAGGTGGAGGCGCAGCTCACGGCGCACACGTTCGCGGAGGAGCAGGCGTTCACCAGCGAGCACGTGGACCCGGAGACGCGAGCGGGCTCCCACTTCACGGTCGCCGTGCAGGTGATCACGCAGGACGGCAACCGGGCCGGCCAGGCGCGCGGGCACGACCTGTGGCGGATGAGCGCGCTGGCCTCGGTCGAGGCCGCCGTCCGGCTGGCCGGCGACCAGGGCCCAGGCCCGGGCGTCTTCGGCCCTGCCGAGGCGTTCCCCGCCGGGCCGTTCCTGCGCGATCTGGAGCGGCTCGGCCTGTTCAGGCTCACCCTTCAGGAGGAGAGATGA
- a CDS encoding TetR/AcrR family transcriptional regulator, with protein MIRRTQAERSDETTGRLVSAARERFGATGYALTSIDAVAAAAGVTKGAAYHHFGGKAELFRAAFVAELEAVDAKLLGIAAEEADVWAALRRGCRTFLEHCLDPGFRQIVLLDAPAVLGWETVREIEHDHMLRILRDGLLMAVATGQAPDGDLDARAQLMFGALCEGGMLLARSKEPAADLPGIAAEADRLLSALVAPPQ; from the coding sequence ATGATTCGCCGTACCCAGGCAGAGCGCTCGGACGAGACCACGGGGCGGCTGGTGAGCGCCGCGCGGGAGCGGTTCGGAGCCACCGGATACGCGCTGACCTCGATCGACGCGGTCGCCGCCGCGGCCGGGGTGACCAAGGGGGCCGCCTACCACCACTTCGGCGGCAAGGCGGAGCTGTTCCGCGCGGCGTTCGTGGCCGAGCTGGAGGCGGTGGACGCCAAGCTGCTGGGCATCGCCGCCGAGGAGGCCGACGTGTGGGCGGCGCTGCGGCGCGGCTGCCGGACCTTCCTGGAGCACTGCCTCGATCCGGGGTTCCGGCAGATCGTGCTGCTGGACGCTCCGGCGGTGCTGGGGTGGGAGACCGTGCGCGAGATCGAGCACGATCACATGTTGCGGATCCTGCGCGACGGGCTGCTCATGGCGGTGGCCACCGGGCAGGCGCCGGACGGTGACCTGGACGCCCGCGCGCAGCTCATGTTCGGCGCGCTGTGCGAGGGCGGCATGCTGCTGGCCCGGTCGAAGGAGCCGGCGGCCGACCTGCCTGGCATCGCCGCGGAGGCCGACCGCCTGCTGTCGGCGCTGGTCGCGCCACCGCAGTGA
- a CDS encoding polysaccharide lyase 8 family protein — MSAGPAMGMAGPAGAVPRHADLKARWRALLLGEGFDRGAEPYRSRLAELGRAAARHRESMSPRPGALWRGLRYADERTAALHHLTSASPAGAAGAAGPAFASAGPAETMITQHGLLYAGPSAIGITRHSHVRSGPAARGPATGDPAALSANLHESFTRLRVMAEAYAQPGTGVTGDTELGRAVLAGLDHLLADVYRPGTTAYGNWWHWRIGGPQALLDTALLMSDRLTGRRAAACCAAVDAFVPESAVTSYTGSSTGANRVDLCQVLALRGVLSGDARRIQLARDALTPVFAPVTRGDGFYADGSFIQHGCVPYVGGYGAVLFGGVAMLGALLRGSPWDLDGPELRAFLGTVDEAVAPFVYNGLLMDNVAGRGISRAGQDDRLRGQNMLASIALLAEVAGGERGERWRAMVKGWLERGRPVAGKRSLGVARTARLLAVSRSAGKAAAEPVGHRLFPSMDRAVHRRPTWAASVSMASRRVAHYEYGNGENARGWHTGAGWLSWWGDGFGEEQYTDAFWATADPYRLPGITVSTKRLANGEGGAWGLPRPDVSWVGGATDGEFAAVGQDLRGLGSTMAARKAWFFLDDCVVCLGAGITGADGVPVETVVDNRNLGARGGTSVRVNGDLWNRRPQDGGRRDRDGADDERRARERAAGPWGGAARERRTDVSWVHVAGHAGYVFPSPTSLDLLLEERTGSWRDVNAGGSPDPITRRYLTMWLDHGPDPISASYAYVLMPGATEAATRARAAVAGRVQILSNTPYAQVIRVPELGLTAANLWAPARVGPLSASAPACVLIRERADGTAQLSVSDPPRGAAALALTWDRPVREVLSAPPAVATAGTGDSLRLTFGDLRNAAGATQRITVSLA; from the coding sequence ATGAGCGCCGGGCCCGCCATGGGGATGGCCGGCCCGGCCGGGGCGGTGCCACGCCATGCGGACCTGAAGGCCCGGTGGCGGGCGCTGCTGCTCGGCGAGGGCTTCGACCGGGGGGCGGAGCCGTACCGGAGCAGGCTGGCGGAGCTGGGCCGGGCGGCGGCCCGGCACCGCGAGTCGATGAGCCCGCGGCCGGGAGCGCTCTGGCGCGGCCTGCGCTACGCCGACGAGCGCACGGCCGCCCTGCACCACCTCACCTCCGCGAGCCCCGCGGGGGCCGCGGGGGCCGCGGGGCCCGCGTTCGCCTCCGCGGGCCCGGCGGAGACCATGATCACACAGCACGGCCTCCTGTACGCGGGCCCGTCGGCGATCGGGATCACCCGGCACAGCCACGTCCGCTCCGGACCGGCCGCACGCGGGCCGGCGACCGGCGACCCGGCAGCGCTGTCGGCGAACCTGCACGAGAGCTTCACCAGGCTGAGGGTGATGGCCGAGGCGTACGCGCAGCCCGGCACCGGCGTGACCGGCGACACCGAGCTGGGCCGCGCCGTGCTGGCGGGCCTGGACCACCTGCTCGCGGACGTCTACCGCCCCGGCACCACCGCGTACGGCAACTGGTGGCACTGGCGGATCGGCGGCCCGCAGGCGCTGCTGGACACGGCGCTGCTGATGTCGGATCGGCTGACCGGCCGCAGGGCGGCGGCGTGCTGCGCGGCGGTGGACGCGTTCGTGCCGGAGTCGGCGGTGACGAGCTACACGGGCAGCAGCACCGGCGCCAACCGGGTGGACCTGTGCCAGGTGCTGGCGCTGCGCGGGGTGCTCAGCGGCGACGCGCGGCGGATCCAGCTCGCCAGGGACGCGCTGACGCCGGTGTTCGCCCCGGTCACCCGGGGCGACGGCTTCTACGCCGACGGCTCCTTCATCCAGCACGGCTGCGTCCCCTACGTCGGGGGTTACGGCGCGGTGCTGTTCGGCGGGGTCGCGATGCTGGGCGCGCTGCTGCGCGGCTCGCCCTGGGACCTGGACGGGCCCGAGCTGCGGGCCTTCCTCGGCACGGTGGACGAGGCGGTGGCGCCGTTCGTCTACAACGGGCTGCTCATGGACAACGTGGCCGGGCGCGGCATCAGCAGGGCCGGGCAGGACGACCGCCTGCGCGGGCAGAACATGCTCGCCTCGATCGCGCTGCTGGCCGAGGTGGCGGGCGGTGAGCGCGGGGAGCGCTGGCGGGCCATGGTCAAGGGCTGGCTGGAGCGCGGCCGTCCGGTGGCGGGCAAGCGGTCGCTGGGCGTCGCCCGTACGGCCCGGCTGCTGGCCGTGTCCCGCTCGGCGGGGAAGGCGGCGGCCGAGCCGGTGGGGCACCGGCTGTTCCCCAGCATGGACCGCGCCGTCCACCGGCGGCCCACCTGGGCGGCCTCGGTGAGCATGGCGTCGCGGCGGGTGGCGCACTACGAATACGGCAACGGCGAGAACGCGCGGGGCTGGCACACAGGCGCCGGCTGGCTGTCGTGGTGGGGCGACGGGTTCGGCGAGGAGCAGTACACGGACGCGTTCTGGGCGACGGCGGACCCGTACCGGCTGCCGGGGATCACCGTGTCCACCAAGCGGCTGGCGAACGGCGAGGGCGGCGCGTGGGGGCTGCCCCGTCCGGACGTGAGCTGGGTGGGCGGCGCGACGGACGGCGAGTTCGCCGCGGTGGGGCAGGACCTGCGCGGGCTGGGCAGCACCATGGCGGCCAGGAAGGCGTGGTTCTTCCTGGACGACTGCGTGGTGTGCCTGGGCGCGGGGATCACCGGCGCGGACGGGGTGCCCGTGGAGACCGTGGTGGACAACCGCAACCTGGGCGCGCGCGGCGGCACCTCCGTACGCGTGAACGGCGACCTGTGGAACAGGCGCCCGCAGGACGGCGGGCGCCGTGACCGCGACGGCGCGGACGACGAGCGTCGCGCCCGCGAGCGGGCGGCCGGCCCCTGGGGAGGAGCCGCGCGCGAACGGCGCACCGACGTCTCCTGGGTGCACGTGGCCGGCCACGCCGGTTACGTCTTCCCCTCCCCGACCAGCCTGGACCTCCTCCTGGAGGAACGGACCGGCTCGTGGCGGGACGTCAACGCCGGCGGCTCCCCCGACCCGATCACCCGCCGCTACCTGACCATGTGGCTGGACCACGGCCCCGATCCGATCAGCGCCTCCTACGCGTACGTGCTCATGCCCGGCGCCACCGAGGCGGCGACCCGTGCCAGGGCGGCGGTCGCGGGCCGGGTGCAGATCCTGTCCAACACCCCGTACGCGCAGGTGATCAGGGTCCCCGAGCTGGGCCTGACGGCGGCGAACCTGTGGGCGCCCGCCCGCGTGGGCCCGCTCTCGGCGAGCGCCCCGGCGTGCGTGCTCATCCGCGAGCGCGCCGACGGCACCGCCCAGCTGTCGGTCTCCGACCCGCCGCGCGGGGCCGCCGCGCTGGCGCTCACCTGGGACCGCCCGGTCCGCGAGGTGCTGTCGGCGCCCCCGGCGGTCGCCACCGCCGGTACGGGCGACTCGCTCCGCCTCACCTTCGGCGACCTGCGCAACGCGGCCGGAGCCACCCAGCGGATCACCGTCTCCCTGGCCTGA
- a CDS encoding glycoside hydrolase family 3 N-terminal domain-containing protein: MSNPRRWTSRAAALMLVAASLVAAPPAAAAAFPYQDPTLPVATRVSDLLSRMSLDEKLGQMTQAERGSVSESDVTTARLGSVLSGGGSAPSPNTATAWADMYDRYQNAALATPLGIPMIYGVDAVHGHNNVHGATIFPHNIGLGATRDPALVERIGRAVAEEVSGTGIDWNFAPCLCVARDDRWGRTYESFGETPELPASMSAIVTGLQGSALNGPASVLATAKHYLGDGGTTNGTDQGNTQLSESELRAIHLPPFEAAVERGVGSVMISFSSWNGTKLHGHQYLITTVLKGELGFDGFVVSDWNGIDQIDGSPGTSAQDVRTAVNAGIDMVMVPVEWRRFIDLLRAEVQAGRVTTARVDDAVRRVLTKKFELGLFEKPLTDRSYTSGVGSAAHRALAREAVAKSQVVLKNAGNVLPLARTGGKLFVAGKSADDIGNQSGGWTISWQGSSGNITPGTTILQGIRNTVGSGTTVTYSRDGSGIDGTYRAAIAVVGETPYAETQGDRPGGLGLDSADLNTINTLRASGVPVIVVLVSGRPMDVASQLSGWNALVAAWLPGTEGQGVADVLFGAAQPTGKLPMTWMSSASQQPINAGDGKTPLFAQGFGLTYEPSSGDDTSPPTAPGTPAASAVTSSSATLTWTAATDNVGVTGYDVVRLQGSAESAVTTSTTASASLTGLTANTSYTFAVYARDAAGNRSPRSGPVTLTTTGGGTGGGCTATPSTQSQWATGYVIQVTVTNTGTTARTGWTVTFTLPPGHTVSGGWNGTFTTSGQTVTVRNVGHNGALGPGASAAFGFQGTRPNGDTSLPSGYTCA, translated from the coding sequence ATGAGCAACCCGAGAAGATGGACGAGCAGGGCCGCCGCGCTGATGCTCGTCGCCGCCAGCCTCGTGGCGGCACCCCCGGCCGCCGCCGCGGCCTTCCCCTACCAGGACCCCACCCTCCCCGTCGCCACCCGGGTCAGCGACCTCCTGTCGCGGATGTCGCTGGATGAGAAGCTCGGCCAGATGACCCAGGCCGAGCGCGGCTCCGTCAGCGAGTCCGACGTCACCACGGCCAGGCTCGGCTCGGTGCTGTCGGGTGGCGGCTCCGCGCCGTCACCGAACACGGCGACGGCCTGGGCCGACATGTACGACAGGTACCAGAACGCCGCCCTGGCCACCCCGCTCGGCATCCCCATGATCTACGGCGTGGACGCCGTGCACGGGCACAACAACGTCCACGGCGCCACGATCTTCCCGCACAACATCGGCCTCGGCGCCACCCGCGACCCCGCCCTGGTCGAGCGGATCGGCCGGGCCGTGGCCGAGGAGGTCTCCGGCACCGGCATCGACTGGAACTTCGCGCCCTGCCTCTGCGTGGCCCGCGACGACCGGTGGGGCCGCACGTACGAGTCGTTCGGCGAGACCCCCGAGCTGCCCGCGTCGATGTCCGCCATCGTCACCGGCCTGCAGGGCAGCGCGCTCAACGGCCCCGCCTCCGTGCTGGCCACCGCCAAGCACTACCTCGGCGACGGCGGCACCACGAACGGCACCGACCAGGGCAACACGCAGCTGTCGGAGTCCGAGCTGCGGGCGATCCACCTGCCGCCGTTCGAGGCCGCCGTGGAGCGCGGGGTCGGCTCGGTGATGATCTCCTTCAGCAGCTGGAACGGCACCAAGCTGCACGGCCACCAGTACCTGATCACCACGGTGCTCAAGGGCGAGCTGGGCTTCGACGGGTTCGTGGTCTCCGACTGGAACGGCATCGACCAGATCGACGGCTCGCCCGGCACCTCGGCGCAGGACGTGCGCACCGCCGTGAACGCCGGCATCGACATGGTCATGGTGCCCGTCGAGTGGCGCCGCTTCATCGACCTGCTGCGCGCCGAGGTGCAGGCCGGGCGGGTCACGACGGCCCGCGTGGACGACGCGGTACGCCGCGTCCTGACCAAGAAGTTCGAGCTCGGGCTGTTCGAGAAGCCGCTCACCGACCGCTCGTACACCTCCGGCGTGGGCAGCGCGGCGCACCGGGCGCTGGCCCGCGAGGCGGTCGCCAAATCGCAGGTCGTGCTGAAGAACGCGGGCAACGTGCTGCCGCTCGCCAGGACCGGCGGCAAGCTCTTCGTGGCCGGCAAGAGCGCGGACGACATCGGCAACCAGAGCGGCGGCTGGACGATCTCCTGGCAGGGCTCGTCGGGCAACATCACCCCCGGCACCACGATCCTGCAGGGCATCAGGAACACCGTGGGCTCCGGCACCACCGTCACCTACAGCCGCGACGGCAGCGGCATCGACGGCACCTACCGGGCCGCCATCGCCGTCGTCGGCGAGACCCCGTACGCCGAGACCCAGGGCGACCGTCCCGGCGGCCTCGGCCTGGACAGCGCCGACCTGAACACCATCAACACCCTGCGCGCCTCCGGTGTCCCCGTCATCGTGGTGCTCGTGTCAGGCCGCCCCATGGACGTCGCCTCCCAGCTGTCCGGCTGGAACGCGCTGGTGGCCGCCTGGCTGCCGGGCACCGAGGGGCAGGGCGTGGCCGACGTGCTGTTCGGCGCCGCCCAGCCGACCGGCAAGCTGCCCATGACCTGGATGAGCAGCGCCTCTCAGCAGCCGATCAATGCGGGTGACGGCAAGACGCCGCTGTTCGCGCAGGGGTTCGGACTGACGTACGAGCCCTCCAGCGGGGACGACACCAGCCCGCCCACCGCGCCCGGCACGCCCGCCGCCTCCGCCGTCACCTCCTCCTCGGCCACCCTGACCTGGACGGCCGCCACCGACAACGTGGGCGTCACCGGCTACGACGTGGTCCGCTTACAGGGCTCGGCCGAGTCGGCGGTGACCACCTCCACCACCGCTTCGGCCTCCCTCACCGGCCTGACGGCCAACACCTCCTACACCTTCGCCGTCTACGCCAGGGACGCGGCCGGCAACCGCTCACCCCGCTCGGGCCCGGTCACGCTGACCACCACGGGCGGCGGCACGGGCGGCGGCTGCACCGCCACGCCGTCCACCCAGAGCCAGTGGGCCACCGGGTACGTCATCCAGGTGACGGTCACCAACACCGGCACGACGGCCAGGACCGGCTGGACCGTCACCTTCACCCTGCCGCCCGGCCACACGGTCAGCGGCGGCTGGAACGGCACGTTCACCACCTCCGGCCAGACCGTCACGGTCCGCAACGTCGGGCACAACGGGGCGCTGGGGCCGGGGGCGAGCGCGGCCTTCGGCTTCCAGGGCACCCGCCCGAACGGCGACACCTCCCTGCCGTCCGGCTACACCTGCGCCTGA
- a CDS encoding snapalysin family zinc-dependent metalloprotease, translating into MSRPLRIILSVVLSLAFLLVTAPAQATALVTVLRYDASRAAEFSATIDQAAQVWNANVVNVRLVRGTPAHFVVYADNGWPRAQPTSLGRGTIWMGRQAVNQGYYPLRIATHEIGHILGLPDRRTGRCTDLMSGSSAPVSCRNATPSAAERAEVDRNFAGGTPQVEFGRVYEER; encoded by the coding sequence GTGTCAAGACCTCTCCGCATCATCCTCTCCGTCGTCCTGAGCCTGGCGTTCCTGCTGGTCACCGCGCCCGCTCAGGCCACCGCCCTGGTCACGGTGCTCAGGTACGACGCCAGCCGGGCCGCCGAGTTCAGCGCCACGATCGACCAGGCGGCCCAGGTCTGGAACGCCAACGTGGTCAACGTCCGGCTCGTCCGCGGCACCCCCGCCCACTTCGTCGTGTACGCCGACAACGGCTGGCCCCGGGCCCAGCCGACCAGCCTGGGCCGGGGCACGATCTGGATGGGCCGGCAGGCCGTCAACCAGGGCTACTACCCGCTCCGCATCGCCACCCACGAGATCGGGCACATCCTGGGCCTGCCGGACCGGCGCACCGGGCGCTGCACCGACCTGATGTCCGGTTCGAGCGCCCCCGTGAGCTGCAGGAACGCCACGCCCAGCGCCGCCGAGCGGGCCGAGGTGGACCGGAACTTCGCCGGTGGCACGCCGCAGGTCGAGTTCGGGCGGGTGTACGAGGAACGGTGA